One window of the Solanum stenotomum isolate F172 chromosome 11, ASM1918654v1, whole genome shotgun sequence genome contains the following:
- the LOC125845106 gene encoding putative disease resistance RPP13-like protein 1, with protein sequence MEIGLAVGGAFLSSALNVLFDRLAPHGDLLNMFQKHTDDVQLFEKLGDILLGLQIVLSDAENKQASNKFVSQWLNKLQTAVDGSENLIEQVNYEALRLKVEGQLQNLTETSNQQVSDLNLCLSDDFFLDIKNKLEDTIKKLEVLEKQIGRLGLKEHFVSTKQETRTSVDVKSDIFGRQSEIEDLINRLLSEDASGKKLTVVPIVGMGGLGKTALAKAVYHDERVKNHFGLKAWYCVSEPYDALRITKGLLQEIGKFDSKDVHNNLNQLQVKLKERLKEKKFLIVLDDVWNDNYNEWDDLRNHFVQGDTGSKIIVTTRKESVALMMGNEKISMDNLSTEASWSLFKRHAFENMDPKGHPELEEVGKQIAAKCKGLPLALKTLAGMLRSKSEVEGWKRILRSEIWQLPQNDILPALMLSYNDLPAHLKRCFSFCAIFPKDYPFRKEQVIHLWIANGLVPKDDGIIEDLGNQYFQELRSRSLFERVPNPSKGNMENLFLMHDLVNDLAQIASSKLCIRLEESKGSQMLEKSRHLSYSVGYGGEFEKLTPLYKLEQLRTLLPICIGVNYCSLSKRVQYNILPRLRSLRALSLSGYEINELPNDLFIKLKLLRFLDLSLTCIKKLPDSVCGLYNLETLLLSGCYFLKELPLQIEKLINLRHLDISKTLHLKTPLHLGKLKSLQVLMGAKVFLGGLRMEDLGEAQNLYGSLSVVELQNVVDRREAVKAKMREKNHVDKLSLEWSKSSSADNSKTERDILDELRPHKNIKEVEITGYRGTTFPNWLSDPLFLNLVKLSLSNCKDCYSLPALGQLPSLKYLIIKGMHGITEVTEEFYGSSSSKKPFNCLEKLEFVDMPEWKQWDLLGSGEFPILEKLLIENCPELSLETVPIQLSSLKSFEVIGSPMVGVVFDDAELLRSQIEGMKQIEELRIRSTTLKAITKARCRKLKLDPPVGEISMFLERLTRSLSVYKCHNLTRFLIPTATERLLIWNCENVEKLSVACGGTQMTSLIIVGCKKLKCLPEHMQELLPSLKKLNMENCPEIESFPEGGLPFNLQQLHIDKCKKLVNGRKEWRLQRLPCLRELEISHDGSDEEILGAENCELPSSIQTLTIWNLKTLSSQHLKSLTSLQHLHIEGNLHQIQSMLEQGQFLHLTSLQSLQIRNLPNLQSLPESALPSSLSKLEISHCPNLQSLPESALPSSLSKLEISNCPNLQSLPESALPSSLSQLIIYGCHNLQSLPESALPSSLSQLEISNCPNLQSLPESALPSSLSQLKISNCHNLQSLPEPALPSSLSQLIINECSKLQSLPVKGMPSSLSKLHIYNCPLLKPLLEFDKGEYWPEIAHIPTIAIDLECL encoded by the exons ATGGAGATTGGCTTAGCAGTTGGTGGTGCATTTCTCTCTTCAGCTTTGAATGTTCTCTTTGATAGGCTTGCTCCTCACGGTGATCTTCTCAACATGTTTCAGAAGCATACAGATGATGTTCAGCTCTTTGAGAAGCTGGGGGACATTCTGCTTGGTCTTCAAATTGTGCTAAGTGATGCAGAGAATAAGCAAGCATCAAATAAATTTGTGAGCCAGTGGTTAAATAAGCTTCAGACTGCTGTGGACGGTTCTGAAAACTTGATAGAACAAGTCAATTATGAAGCTTTGAGGCTTAAAGTGGAAGGTCAGCTTCAAAATCTTACAGAAACAAGCAACCAGCAAGTAAGTGACCTTAACCTGTGCTTGAGTGATGATTTCTTTCTTGACATAAAGAACAAGTTGGAAGACACTATTAAAAAATTGGAGGTGTTGGAAAAGCAAATTGGTCGCCTTGGCTTAAAGGAGCATTTTGTTTCCACTAAACAAGAAACTAGAACTTCTGTGGATGTTAAATCTGATATCTTTGGTAGGCAGAGCGAAATAGAGGATTTGATTAACCGTTTATTGTCTGAAGATGCAAGTGGGAAAAAGCTGACAGTAGTTCCTATTGTTGGAATGGGCGGCCTGGGTAAGACAGCACTTGCTAAAGCGGTTTACCATGATGAGAGGGTGAAGAACCATTTTGGTTTAAAAGCTTGGTATTGTGTTTCTGAGCCATATGATGCTTTGAGAATAACGAAAGGGTTACTTCAAGAAATTGGCAAATTTGACTCAAAGGATGTCCACAATAATCTTAATCAGCTTCAAGTCAAATTGAAGGAAAGGTTGAAGGAAAAGAAGTTCCTTATTGTTTTGGATGATGTGTGGAATGACAACTACAACGAGTGGGATGACTTGAGAAATCATTTTGTACAAGGAGATACAGGAAGTAAAATCATTGTGACGACACGTAAAGAGAGTGTTGCCTTGATGATGGGAAATGAGAAAATTAGCATGGACAATTTGTCTACTGAAGCCTCTTGGTCTTTATTCAAAAGACATGCATTTGAAAACATGGATCCTAAGGGACATCCAGAACTTGAAGAGGTCGGAAAACAAATTGCAGCTAAGTGCAAAGGACTGCCCTTAGCTCTGAAGACGCTCGCTGGCATGTTACGCTCCAAATCAGAGGTTGAAGGGTGGAAACGTATTTTGAGAAGTGAAATATGGCAACTGCCACAGAATGACATATTACCAGCGTTGATGTTGAGCTATAATGATCTTCCCGCACATTTAAAGCGATGTTTTTCCTTTTGTGCAATATTTCCTAAAGATTATCCATTTAGGAAAGAACAAGTTATTCATCTGTGGATTGCTAATGGTCTCGTACCAAAGGACGATGGGATAATAGAAGATTTAGGCAACCAATACTTTCAGGAGTTGAGATCAAGATCATTATTTGAAAGGGTCCCAAATCCTTCTAAAGGGAACATGGAGAATTTATTCTTGATGCATGACCTTGTCAATGATTTAGCCCAAATTGCATCTTCAAAACTTTGTATCAGGTTGGAAGAGAGCAAAGGATCTCAAATGTTGGAAAAAAGTCGGCACTTATCTTATTCAGTGGGATATGGTGGTGAGTTTGAGAAATTGACACCCCTCTACAAATTGGAGCAGCTGAGGACATTGCTCCCGATATGTATTGGTGTCAATTATTGCTCTCTAAGCAAGAGGGTGCAGTATAACATACTGCCAAGACTAAGATCCTTAAGGGCATTATCATTGTCAGGTTATGAGATTAATGAGTTGCCAAATGACttgtttatcaaattaaagctcCTCAGATTTTTGGACCTTTCTCTGACATGTATTAAAAAGTTGCCTGATTCTGTTTGTGGATTGTATAACTTGGAGACACTTCTCCTGTCAggttgttattttcttaaggaGCTACCGCTGCAGATAGAGAAGTTGATTAACTTGCGTCATCTTGACATAAGCAAAACTTTGCACTTGAAGACGCCCCTACATTTGGGCAAGTTGAAAAGCCTCCAAGTGCTAATGGGAGCCAAGGTTTTTCTCGGTGGTTTGAGAATGGAAGATTTGGGTGAAGCACAGAACTTGTATGGATCTCTATCTGTTGTAGAGTTGCAAAATGTGGTTGATAGAAGGGAAGCTGTGAAGGCAAAGATGAGGGAGAAGAATCACGTTGACAAGTTATCTTTAGAGTGGAGTAAAAGTAGTAGTGCCGACAATTCAAAAACAGAAAGAGACATACTTGATGAGTTACGCCcacataaaaacataaaagaagtaGAAATCACTGGATATAGAGGGACAACATTTCCAAATTGGCTATCTGATCCTTTGTTTCTTAATCTGGTGAAATTGTCTCTTAGCAACTGCAAGGACTGTTATTCCTTGCCGGCACTAGGACAGCTTCCTTCTTTGAAATATCTTATCATTAAAGGGATGCATGGAATAACAGAGGTGACTGAAGAATTCTATGGCAGTTCATCCTCCAAAAAGCCTTTTAACTGTCTTGAGAAGCTTGAATTTGTTGATATGCCGGAGTGGAAGCAATGGGACCTACTAGGAAGTGGAGAGTTCCCTATACTTGAGAAGCTTTTGATTGAAAATTGCCCTGAACTCAGTTTGGAGACAGTACCCATCCAACTTTCAAGTTTAAAAAGTTTTGAAGTAATTGGTTCTCCCATGGTTGGAGTTGTTTTTGATGATGCTGAGCTGCTTAGATCCCAAATTGAGGGAATGAAGCAGATTGAGGAATTACGTATTAGATCCACTACCTTGAAAGCAATAACCAAAGCTCGTTGCCGGAAATTGAAATTGGATCCGCCAGTGGGTGAGATAAGTATGTTTCTGGAGAGATTGA CACGCTCTTTGTCTGTATATAAGTGCCACAACCTTACTAGGTTTTTGATTCCTACTGCGACTGAAAGACTCCTTATTTGGAATTGTGAGAATGTTGAAAAACTATCGGTGGCATGTGGGGGGACCCAGATGACGTCACTGATTATTGTTGGCTGTAAGAAGCTGAAGTGTCTGCCAGAACATATGCAGGAACTCCTTCCATCTCTTAAGAAACTGAATATGGAAAATTGTCCAGAAATAGAGTCCTTTCCTGAAGGAGGATTGCCCTTCAATTTACAACAACTTCATATCGACAAGTGCAAGAAATTGGTGAACGGCCGAAAGGAGTGGCGTTTACAGAGACTTCCCTGTCTCAGAGAGTTAGAGATCTCTCATGATGGCAGTGACGAAGAGATTCTTGGTGCTGAGAACTGTGAGTTGCCTTCCTCTATTCAAACACTTACCATATGGAATCTGAAAACATTAAGCAGCCAACATCTCAAAAGCCTCACCTCTCTTCAACATCTACATATTGAGGGTAATTTACATCAAATTCAGTCAATGCTGGAACAAGGCCAGTTTTTGCACCTCACTTCGCTTCAAAGTCTACAAATCAGGAATTTACCTAATCTCCAATCACTTCCTGAATCAGCACTGCCCTCCTCCCTCTCTAAGCTAGAGATCTCCCATTGCCCTAATCTCCAATCACTTCCTGAATCAGCACTGCCCTCCTCCCTCTCTAAGCTAGAGATCTCCAATTGCCCTAATCTCCAATCACTTCCTGAATCAGCACtgccctcctccctctctcagcTGATCATCTATGGTTGCCATAATCTCCAATCACTTCCTGAATCAGCACtgccctcctccctctctcagcTGGAGATATCCAATTGCCCTAATCTCCAATCACTTCCTGAATCAGCACtgccctcctccctctctcagcTGAAGATATCCAATTGCCATAATCTCCAATCACTTCCTGAACCAGCACtgccctcctccctctctcaacTGATCATTAATGAGTGCTCTAAGCTCCAATCTCTTCCAGTAAAAGGGATGCCATCTTCCCTCTCTAAACTACATATTTACAACTGCCCATTGCTCAAACCACTACTAGAATTTGACAAGGGGGAATACTGGCCAGAAATTGCTCATATCCCCACCATAGCGATTGATCTGGAATGCCTTTAA